TGCGCGCTTTCACGCCCAGCTCTTTTTCCAAAAGATGCAGGAAAGCATCAAAAAAGCTCAAATTCAAACCCACGCTGCTTTGCACGATTTTGCGAATATCCGGATCAATAATACTGGTAAACACCAGCGGGCGTTGCACTTCCTGCTCCGCCGAATTATTGATAATCTGCACCATCGCATGTGCTTTTTCCACCGTATCGACAAACGGATAAGTCACTCTCTTAAACTGCACTCCTTCAAATTGGTCAAGCAATGCTTCACCCATACTTTCAGAAGTCAAACCGGTTCTATCGGATATAAAAAATGCTCGGCGGCGCGACATACTTTTCTCTCTTTGAAATAACTGGTTAATCAAACTTTATAAAGCAGAAATCATAGCAACCCCGAGCATTTATTGGAAGCACATTTAACCATGCTACATCAAATTACAACGCTTCATTTCCCACCGTAAAATAAAAACAAAATTTCAAAAATAAAAAAAAATTAAAACAATAAACCAATAACCTTGCTTTTCAAATCACCAAAAACAGCTGTTAATTTATTCATAAGCGCCTATTTTACAAAGAATTACATGCATTGTAACAAAAGATATTATTAAGTTTCATGCGTTTATCCAAAGCATTTTCCGCAATATTGCAATGCCGGCAAAAACCGCCGCTCATTTAAAAAAACATGACACAATCCGATGGACTGGTTAGAATGGCGCGGCAAAAGATTTAATTTCTCTTTTAACCCCTGCAATTGGATTAGAAACAATGTCTTCAAATTACGTTATCTGGTTTGAAAACCTGCGTATGACCGACGTGGAAAGCGTCGGCGGTAAAAATGCTTCTTTGGGCGAAATGATCAGTCAGCTCACTGAAAAAGGCGTCCGCGTACCCGGCGGTTTCGCCACAACTGCCGATGCTTATCGCGCCTTCTTGGCACACAACGGTTTGAACGAACGCATTTCTGCCGCTTTGGCTACTTTGGATGTAGAAGATGTAACCGAATTGGCACGGGTAGGTAAAGATATCCGCCAATGGATTTTGGATACACCTTTCCCCGAGCAATTGGATCAAGAAATTGAAACAGCATGGAACAAAATGGTAGCCGATGCCGGCACCGACCAAATTTCCGTAGCCGTTCGCTCTTCTGCCACTGCAGAAGACTTGCCTGACGCATCCTTTGCCGGTCAACAAGAAACATTCTTGAATATCAACGGCTTGGAAAACGTGAAAGAAGCAATGCATCATGTATTCGCCTCTCTTTACAATGACCGCGCCATTTCTTACCGTGTGCACAAAGGTTTTGCACATGACATCGTTGCGTTATCCGCCGGTGTTCAACGCATGGTTCGTTCAGACAGCGGTGCAGCCGGTGTGATGTTCTCTATCGACACAGAATCCGGTTTTGAAGACGTTGTATTCGTTACTTCATCATACGGCTTGGGCGAAACCGTAGTACAAGGTGCGGTAAACCCCGACGAATTCTACGTTCACAAGCCTACTCTGAAAGCCGGCAAACCCGCTATCCTGCGCAAAACCATGGGCTCCAAGCTCATTAAAATGACATTTACCGACAGCGCGCAAGCCGGTAAATCGGTACAAACTGTCAACGTACCTGAAGCAGACCGCAAACAATTCTCGATTACCAACGACGAAATCACCGAATTGGCCAAATACGCTCTGATTATCGAAGAGCACTACGGCCGCCCGATGGATATCGAATGGGGTCGCGACGGTTTGGACGGCAAGCTGTACATTCTGCAAGCCCGCCCGGAAACCGTTAAATCCCAAGAAGCCGACAACCGCGTATTGCGCCGCTACAACATCAGCAATAAAGGCGAAGTGTTGTGCGAAGGCCGCGCAATCGGCCAAAAAGTAGGCCAAGGTAAAATACGCCTGGTGAAAGACGCTTCTCAAATGGATATCGTTCAAGCCGGCGATATTTTAGTTACCGATATGACCGACCCGGATTGGGAACCGGTTATGAAGCGCGCCGCAGCAATTGTTACCAACCGCGGCGGCCGTACTTGCCACGCTGCCATCATCGCGCGCGAATTGGGCATTCCGGCCGTTGTAGGTTGCGGCAACGCATCCGAAGTATTGAGCGAAGGCCAAGAAGTTACGGTATCTTGCGCCGAAGGCGATACAGGCGTGATCTATTCGGGCTTGGCCAATGTTGAAGTGAATGAAATTCCGCTCGACAACATGCCGGAATCGCCTACCAAAATCATGATGAACGTGGGCAACCCAGAATTGGCATTCTCTTTCTCCAACCTGCCTAGCGAAGGTATCGGCTTGGCGCGCATGGAATTCATCATCAACCGCCAAATCGGCATCCACCCGAAAGCCCTGTTGGAGTTCGACAGCCAAGATGCCGATATTAAAGAAGAAATCACCGAGCGCATTGCCGGCTATGCTTCTCCGGTTGACTTCTATGTAGATAAAATTGCAGAAGGCGTTGCCACACTGGCTGCTTCGGTTTATCCGCGCAAAGTTATTGTGCGCATGTCCGATTTCAAATCAAACGAATATGCAGGATTGGTTGGCGGCAACCGTTACGAGCCGCACGAAGAAAACCCGATGCTGGGCTTCCGCGGTGCTGCGCGTTATGTGTCTGATGATTTCAAAGAATGTTTTGCTTTGGAATGTAAGGCATTGAAATATGTGCGCGATGAAATGGGTCTGACCAATGTGGAAATCATGATTCCGTTTGTCCGCACTTTGGCAGAAGCCGAGCTGGTAATCAAGGCCTTGAAAGAAAACGGCTTGGAGCGCGGCAAAAACGGCTTGCGTTTGATCATGATGTGTGAAGTTCCGAGCAATGCCTTGCTGGCCGAACAATTCCTGCAATATTTCGACGGCTTCTCAATCGGTTCCAACGATATGACCCAATTGACTTTGGGTGTGGACCGCGACAGCGGCGGCCCGATTGCTGCCACTTTCGATGAGCGCAATGCTGCTGTGAAAGTGATGTTGCACTTGGCTATCTCTGCCTGCCGCAAACACAACAAATATGTGGGCATCTGCGGTCAAGGCCCTTCCGACCACAAAGATTTTGCCAAATGGTTAGTTGAAGAAGGCATCGGAAGCGTGTCGCTGAACCCCGATACCGTAATCGAAACTTGGCTGTATCTGGCAAACGAACTGAAGAAATAATGCCTGTCTGGAAAACGCTGCTTAAAATTAAGCAGCGTTTTTTTATTCCGTTTTTCAGACAAGCATTTATCTGACAAACCACCTTATTTTTAATACAAGGCAGCAAGCCGAAAACAGTACAGGTAGTACGGGACTGATTTTGTTACTGCTTCAGCAGCTTACAAAATCGTTCTCTTTGAGCTAAGGCGCAGCAACGCCATAGTAAAAGTTAAGTTGATTAACTATATTCCAACCATACCAACAACACCCAAACAAAACCGTTCAAACAACCCTCGGTTTTACAGCGGCGCTCTTTCCTATATACTGATTTCATTTTCAGGCCGCCAAAATTTCAAACGCTTTATGTCAAACGACTGCGACCTGAACCTTTTTAAGCTCACGGAGACATCACATGTTTAAAAAATGGCTGGCTACTTTAGCCCTCATCACCTCTATGTTTGCCCTAAGTGGCTGCGGCTATAACACCATGCAAACCCAAGACGAAGCAGCCAACGCGGCTTGGTCGGAAGTGTTAAACCAATACCAGCGCCGCGCCGATTTGATTCCCAATTTGGTAAACACCGTTAAAGGCTATGCCAAGCACGAAGAAGAAGTATTCACCCGCGTTACCGAAGCCCGTAGCAAAGTCGGCAGCATGCAGATGACTGAGGAAGATGCTACCGATCCGGAAAAAGTGAAGCAATATCAGCAAGCCCAAGGCGAATTGAGCAGCGCTTTATCGCGCCTTTTGGTGGTTTCCGAAAACTATCCGCAATTGAAAGCCGACCAAAACTTCCGCGATTTGCAAGCCCAGCTTGAAGGCACGGAAAACCGCATTTCCCTTGCTCGCAACAATTACATCAAATCGGTGCAAACCTATAACACCACCATCCGCCAGTTCCCGCAAAACCTTACGGCAAAAATCTTCGGCATGAAAACCCGTGCCAACTTTACCGTAGAAAACGAAGCAGCCGTATCAACTGCGCCTAAAGTACAGTTTTAATTCCTCAGGCAGAACAAGCAGCCGCTGTTCTGCCCTTATCTTTCCACCTTTTCAGACAGGCATCGTTTGAAAGCCAAGTAAAAGGAAAGCCATGTTGTCTCTAACGCACCGCTTGGGCGCATCGATAGCCATGCTGCTTTGCAGCATTTGGCTGTTTGCCGCCGAACTGGCAAGCGTTCCGCCGCTTACCGCACCGGTAATGGATACGGCTCAGATGATGGAGCCGAAAGCCCGCGAAGGGCTAAATCAGCATTTACTGCAATACAGCCGCGAAAAAGGCAGCCAGATCGTTATCCTTACCGTTCCGGCCATTGAGCCGGAAACGCCGTTTGACTATTCGGCGCGCGTGATGGAGCAATGGAAACTCGGCAGAGCAAACGTCAGCGACGGCGTGCTGCTGCTTCTGGTGAGGGATGAACGCAAAACGCATCTCGCCGTAGGCAGAGGTTTAGAAGGCGCGATTCCCGATGTGTATGCAAAAAGAATTTTGGAAGACGTTTTGCGGCCTTATTTGCGTAACGGGCAAGTTGACCAAGGCATTTTTGCAGCCACGGCACAGCTTGAAAAACTGATTGCCGGCGAAAAGCTGCCCGAAGCAGCACAGCCCGATGAAAACCGTGACGAGGGTTTTGGCGAAAGCTTTATTATTCTTTTGCTGATACCTTTCTTTGCCGGAGGATTTCTAAAAGCCATTTTCGGGCGCACGCTCGGCAGCCTGTTCACTGGCGGCGTGATGTTCGGCGCAACCATGCTGTTTGGTTGGAGCGTAGTTATTGCAATTATTGCCGCACTCGCAGGCACCCTTTTATCCTTCATTATCGGCTCGACTGCCTTCATTTCCGGCGGAGGGGGCGGTAGAGGCGGCTTCGGAGGCGGTTTTGGCGGTGGCGGTTGGAGTGGTGGCGGCGGCCTCGGAGGGGGCGGAAGCTTCGGTAGCGGAGGCGGTTTTAGCGGCGGTGGCGGCAGCTTCGGCGGCGGCGGCGCATCAGGAGGCTGGTAATGGAACAGAATAGATTCAAACGCTTATGGCAACACTGGCTGCACCCGCGCCAACGTGTGGAACGCTATTTTCCAACTCATGATTTAAAACGCATCAGCGAAGAGATAGGCCTGTCTGAAAAAAACCATCAAGGGCAGGTTCGGTTTGTGATTGAGTCGCGCTATCCGTCGGCTGCCGTTTTAAACGGCTTGGACACCCGCACCCGCGCCCGACAATGGTTCGGCGAATTGGATGTGTGGGATACCGAGCTGAACACCGGTGTGCTGGTTTACATTTCGTTCGCCGATCATATAGTGGAAATCGTGGCAGACCGCGGCATCTCGGCAAAAGTGCCTACCCGGCAATGGCAGGAAGTTTGCCAAAATATGCTCGAACATTTCAAACGCGATGAATTTGTGGCCGGTTTGGAGCGCGGCTTGAAGGAAGTAACCGCCGTGCTTACCGAACATTTCCCGCAAAATCCTCAAGAATCGGTAGACGAATTACCGAATGATGTGGTATTGAGATAAGCCTTGATTCACGATAATGCCTGTCTGAAAAGTATCTTTCAGACAGGCATTTTTTACAGCAGATAAATGCAGCAGGCGCGCTGTTTTACGCTTTGCTGCAAACCTGCAACCACTCCTGCAAAGCCGCGCGCAGCTTCGCCACGCCCGCTTCAATGTCTTCATCCGTTACCAGCAGGCTGGGCGCAAGGCGCAGCACATCGGTGCCCGCCACCAAAATCATCAGGCCGTGCGCCAAGGCCAACGCGTTAATCTCGCCCGCTTTCCCCGCGTATTGATCCGCCAACACGCAGCCTATCAGCAAACCTTCTCCGCGCACGGTTTGGAATACACCGGTTTCTTCTCCCAACCGCATCAATGCCTGTTTCAATTTCTCCCCTTGCTGCTTAACATGCGCGAGCGTTTGCGGCGTGTTGATGATGTCGAACGCTTTCGAGCCCACCGCGCAGGCAAGCGGGTTGCCGCCGAACGTTGTGCCGTGCGTGCCCGGGCCGAAACTGGCGGCGGTTTTTTCCGTGGTGAGCATAGCGCCTATGGGGAAACCGCAGCCCAAAGCTTTGGCAGAAGTCATAATATCGGGCGTTACACCGCTGTGTTGGTAGGCAAACAATTTGCCCGTGCGCCCCATGCCTGTCTGAACTTCGTCAAAAATCAGGCAGGCCTTGTGCCGGTCGCACAAACGGCGCGCGGCTTGCAGGTATTCCGCCGTGGCAGGCAACACACCGCTTTCACCTTGTATCGGCTCGATAATCACGGCGCAGGTTGTGTCGCTGATTGCAGCCTCGAGCGCGGCAATGTCATTAAACGGCACATGGGTAATGCCCGGCGGCAGCGGGGCAAAATCCCGGCTGTATTTCGGCTGCCCGCCCACGCTCACGGTAAAAAGCGTGCGCCCGTGAAACGCATTCACGCAGGCGATAATTTCGTTTTTTTCCGCGCCGTAATGATCGCGGGCGTATTTGCGCGCCAGCTTCAACGCTGCTTCGTTGGCTTCGGCACCGGAATTGCAGAAAAACACTTTGTCGGCAAACGTATGCTCCACCAGCTTCTGTGCCAGCTCCTGCGCGGCGCGTGTGGTGTAAAGATTGGAAACATGCCACATTTTCTGCGCCTGCCGCGTGAGCGCTTCCACCAGCTCGGGATGGCAGTGGCCGAGCGCATTCACGGCGATGCCCCCTGCCAAATCAATGTATTCTCGCCCTTCGGTATCCCAAACTCGGCTGCCCGAAGCGCGTTCGGGAATCACGGGAGCGAAAGAGAAATTAGGGGTAATATAGTTCTGCATTATTTTTCCTTTGATATTTTGATACAGTCGGTCAGGTTAGCAGCCGTGGTTGGTTTATGGTTTGCTATATCGGTTTGTGCCGGACACCGCCAAATAAAGCCTGCCGACATTTTCGGCGCTTGCAATCAAATTGGCGCGGGCTTGCCGCAAGGTTTCTTCCAAACTGCCTACGCTTCGGATAATGGGAAACACCGCATCAATGCCTGCATCGTAAACGGCTGCATAATCATCGCCCAAACTGCCCACGATGGCAATCACCGGTTTGCCGAAGCGTTTGGCGAGCTTGGCCACACCGGCAGGCGTTTTGCCGCGCACGCTTTGGCCGTCCATCCGCCCCTCTCCGGTAATCACCCAATCGGCATCCTTAATTTTTTCCGCCAACCCCACGGCTTCCATCACAATCTCAACACCGCTTTTCAGACAGGCATTGGGCAGCAAAAACAAACCGCCGCCCATACCGCCCGCCGCCCCGGCGCCCGGATGATGCGCAATCGAAATGCCCGAATCCCGCTCGACAATATGCGCAAACCGGTTCAGCGCCGCATCCAGTTCTGCAACCATTTGCGGCGTAGCACCTTTCTGCGTGCCGAACACGGCCGACGCGCCCTGTTCCCCGCACAAAGGATTATCCACATCACATGCCACTTCAACCGCAACCTCTTTCAGACAGGCATCCAACCCGCTCAGATCGATACGCGCCAAGCCCGCCAAAGCCGCGCCGCCCGGCGGCAATTCCGTGCCGTCGACATCCAGCAGGCGCGCGCCCAAAGCCTGCAACATACCCGCCCCGCCGTCATTGGTGGCACTGCCGCCTATGCCCAAAATGATTTTGCCGACACCCGCTTCAAGCGCCGCGCGAATCAGCTCGCCCGTGCCGTAGCTCGTGGTGATTAACGGATTGCGTTTTTCATGCGGCACCAAATGCAGGCCGGAAGCGGCGGCCATTTCGATAAATGCCGTTTTTCCGTCGCCCGACAAACCGAACGAAGCCGCCACTCTATCCCCCAACGGTGCACACACGTCAACCGTTTGCCGCCGCCCGCCCGTGGCATCCAGCAGCGACTGAACCGTGCCCTCGCCGCCGTCGGCCATCGGCACTTTCACATATTCCGCATCCGGCAGCGCTTTTTTTAAACCGCATTCCACCGCATCTGCCGCTTCCTGCGCGGTCAGGCTTTCTTTAAACGAATCGGGCGCAATAAGAATCTTCATTGCATATTTCTCTTAACAATGCCTGTCTGAAACAGATTAATAGCCATACGGACGGCGGCGCGGGCGCTCGATAATCACCGGCTGCGTGTCGTGATAAATCACCGTGGTACCCGGCGGCGCGTTAACGGTAACGGTTTTGTTGACGGTGGTTTCGCTCTGCACAGGCAAATCCAGCACGGCGCGGCGGCCGTAAGGCGTTTCCGAATAATAGCAGCCGCCCAAAAGCAGGCATCCGGCAAGCAAGGTTTTGATTTTCATCGTTTTCATCCTTTTCAGACTGGCATTTAACGGCGCCTGATTTCCCAACACTGATGAATTTTTTTGTTGCGGAAATCTTCCGGTACCGACTGGGCGGAAATGTCTTTTACCTGATAACGCTCAGTCAACACGTCATCCAGCTTAAAGCTGCGCAGATTATTGGAAAAATA
This portion of the Neisseria canis genome encodes:
- the ppsA gene encoding phosphoenolpyruvate synthase codes for the protein MSSNYVIWFENLRMTDVESVGGKNASLGEMISQLTEKGVRVPGGFATTADAYRAFLAHNGLNERISAALATLDVEDVTELARVGKDIRQWILDTPFPEQLDQEIETAWNKMVADAGTDQISVAVRSSATAEDLPDASFAGQQETFLNINGLENVKEAMHHVFASLYNDRAISYRVHKGFAHDIVALSAGVQRMVRSDSGAAGVMFSIDTESGFEDVVFVTSSYGLGETVVQGAVNPDEFYVHKPTLKAGKPAILRKTMGSKLIKMTFTDSAQAGKSVQTVNVPEADRKQFSITNDEITELAKYALIIEEHYGRPMDIEWGRDGLDGKLYILQARPETVKSQEADNRVLRRYNISNKGEVLCEGRAIGQKVGQGKIRLVKDASQMDIVQAGDILVTDMTDPDWEPVMKRAAAIVTNRGGRTCHAAIIARELGIPAVVGCGNASEVLSEGQEVTVSCAEGDTGVIYSGLANVEVNEIPLDNMPESPTKIMMNVGNPELAFSFSNLPSEGIGLARMEFIINRQIGIHPKALLEFDSQDADIKEEITERIAGYASPVDFYVDKIAEGVATLAASVYPRKVIVRMSDFKSNEYAGLVGGNRYEPHEENPMLGFRGAARYVSDDFKECFALECKALKYVRDEMGLTNVEIMIPFVRTLAEAELVIKALKENGLERGKNGLRLIMMCEVPSNALLAEQFLQYFDGFSIGSNDMTQLTLGVDRDSGGPIAATFDERNAAVKVMLHLAISACRKHNKYVGICGQGPSDHKDFAKWLVEEGIGSVSLNPDTVIETWLYLANELKK
- a CDS encoding TPM domain-containing protein, which encodes MEQNRFKRLWQHWLHPRQRVERYFPTHDLKRISEEIGLSEKNHQGQVRFVIESRYPSAAVLNGLDTRTRARQWFGELDVWDTELNTGVLVYISFADHIVEIVADRGISAKVPTRQWQEVCQNMLEHFKRDEFVAGLERGLKEVTAVLTEHFPQNPQESVDELPNDVVLR
- a CDS encoding acetylornithine transaminase, with product MQNYITPNFSFAPVIPERASGSRVWDTEGREYIDLAGGIAVNALGHCHPELVEALTRQAQKMWHVSNLYTTRAAQELAQKLVEHTFADKVFFCNSGAEANEAALKLARKYARDHYGAEKNEIIACVNAFHGRTLFTVSVGGQPKYSRDFAPLPPGITHVPFNDIAALEAAISDTTCAVIIEPIQGESGVLPATAEYLQAARRLCDRHKACLIFDEVQTGMGRTGKLFAYQHSGVTPDIMTSAKALGCGFPIGAMLTTEKTAASFGPGTHGTTFGGNPLACAVGSKAFDIINTPQTLAHVKQQGEKLKQALMRLGEETGVFQTVRGEGLLIGCVLADQYAGKAGEINALALAHGLMILVAGTDVLRLAPSLLVTDEDIEAGVAKLRAALQEWLQVCSKA
- a CDS encoding TPM domain-containing protein, with the translated sequence MLSLTHRLGASIAMLLCSIWLFAAELASVPPLTAPVMDTAQMMEPKAREGLNQHLLQYSREKGSQIVILTVPAIEPETPFDYSARVMEQWKLGRANVSDGVLLLLVRDERKTHLAVGRGLEGAIPDVYAKRILEDVLRPYLRNGQVDQGIFAATAQLEKLIAGEKLPEAAQPDENRDEGFGESFIILLLIPFFAGGFLKAIFGRTLGSLFTGGVMFGATMLFGWSVVIAIIAALAGTLLSFIIGSTAFISGGGGGRGGFGGGFGGGGWSGGGGLGGGGSFGSGGGFSGGGGSFGGGGASGGW
- a CDS encoding glycerate kinase, with the translated sequence MKILIAPDSFKESLTAQEAADAVECGLKKALPDAEYVKVPMADGGEGTVQSLLDATGGRRQTVDVCAPLGDRVAASFGLSGDGKTAFIEMAAASGLHLVPHEKRNPLITTSYGTGELIRAALEAGVGKIILGIGGSATNDGGAGMLQALGARLLDVDGTELPPGGAALAGLARIDLSGLDACLKEVAVEVACDVDNPLCGEQGASAVFGTQKGATPQMVAELDAALNRFAHIVERDSGISIAHHPGAGAAGGMGGGLFLLPNACLKSGVEIVMEAVGLAEKIKDADWVITGEGRMDGQSVRGKTPAGVAKLAKRFGKPVIAIVGSLGDDYAAVYDAGIDAVFPIIRSVGSLEETLRQARANLIASAENVGRLYLAVSGTNRYSKP
- a CDS encoding LemA family protein → MFKKWLATLALITSMFALSGCGYNTMQTQDEAANAAWSEVLNQYQRRADLIPNLVNTVKGYAKHEEEVFTRVTEARSKVGSMQMTEEDATDPEKVKQYQQAQGELSSALSRLLVVSENYPQLKADQNFRDLQAQLEGTENRISLARNNYIKSVQTYNTTIRQFPQNLTAKIFGMKTRANFTVENEAAVSTAPKVQF